From a single Acidobacteriota bacterium genomic region:
- a CDS encoding GNAT family protein, which translates to ISPPPTTVEGFERFILWAQRERQAGNYACFAVVPAGMDTAIGIFQLRSLEPGFGTAEWGFALGSQFWGTGVFVEGARLVLDFAFDVVGARRLEARAAVANGRGNGALRKLGAVQEGVLRRSFLRHGQYHDQVLWGILAEDWRQQGLSLQHVPVVH; encoded by the coding sequence CATCTCGCCGCCGCCGACCACGGTCGAAGGCTTCGAGCGCTTCATCCTGTGGGCGCAGCGCGAACGCCAGGCCGGCAACTATGCCTGCTTCGCGGTCGTGCCCGCCGGCATGGACACCGCCATTGGCATCTTCCAGCTGCGCTCGCTCGAGCCGGGCTTCGGCACCGCCGAGTGGGGCTTCGCGCTCGGTTCACAGTTCTGGGGCACGGGCGTGTTCGTGGAGGGCGCGCGGCTGGTCCTCGACTTCGCGTTCGACGTCGTCGGCGCGCGCCGGCTCGAAGCGCGGGCGGCGGTGGCCAACGGCCGCGGCAACGGCGCCCTGCGCAAGCTCGGCGCCGTGCAGGAAGGCGTGCTGCGGCGTTCGTTCTTGCGCCACGGCCAGTATCACGACCAGGTGCTGTGGGGCATTCTCGCCGAGGACTGGCGCCAGCAGGGCCTCTCGCTCCAGCACGTGCCCGTCGTCCACTAG